One genomic segment of Musa acuminata AAA Group cultivar baxijiao chromosome BXJ3-3, Cavendish_Baxijiao_AAA, whole genome shotgun sequence includes these proteins:
- the LOC135633443 gene encoding PWWP domain-containing protein 1-like isoform X2: MISVMSEREIDRGSAAASFGMGNPQEGPASDEAAADGVGRGSRESRVPMELDPVERKIEVDSMVLERGEADLSRSPKDAPGGEDAAMDEARVPESDVAEGVSASAGAGAMLMMADPEGGSDFDEGLLSDEVSVSNGATILQGAVGNWMNGFELGDMVWGKVKSHPWWPGHIFNEAFASASVRRTKKEGHFLVAFFGDSSYGWFEPAELVPFDPHYEEKSKQTTLRPFVKAVEEAVDEASRREALALTCYCRNPFNFQPARVPGYFYVDVPGFELGGIYSLKQVNSARDKFVPGMALSFLQQTATSPLADDPACIDRMRNVAMMLAYRRAVFEEFDETYAQAFGVEPVRPSRRTGAMPDQLERFAPRAAPLSGPLVLPEPLRHKKSSSHKLVHKAAKVPSAKKNKYVLKRRDEREPASASVGPPKPSLPDVPSPVQSHRNHYNLFPAQQHQQTPAHHAPHANPTLVFQDASCPPASAPGGTSLGDYVLQKRAPAGAADEKPPPQTSQDGSVSEQTALPAAADAPAIRQVFDEGRLKTEPPRQLSEIAHRKLDPTVSGAAYSSADAKPGYGPGSLALRPSQVGGIMKEKKIKKRLREDGSSAESGVTGQAKKKKKKKKVQSSEIGVPDHVKASTIEDLYRRSAAAKPVSMEPELPRREDEVAPTTEPSAVAVRHPDIDLSLRDLQLPELKSLGLPPASEADAPEVPAVKPSAALPPPQEPVAGSAVVAPAKVTNEETAPTSVSKPPKASSRPDDPTVAGRKRTPSDRQEEMSAKRQKKLDKLKALAGEKKAAIGHKGLEGPQRGQKDPVAATTSAAASAGPAKPNDRAAEPVKKQEPPPPPRLPSPTTLVMKFPLRTTLPSVASLKAKFARFGPLELSGTRVYWKSYTCKVVYKFKPDAEAALNHARSNQMFGQVKVYYYLRDADALAPEPSSDAVGQRSESRLAESNQFRPGSGAGVGVSFGPSRPPLNLTQKPAGQPKSILKKPSDEAAPSGGGREAPRVKFMLDTVDGKAELPATVVVAGNNNDVRSSADTSSAVDPVIGKAPRSVSFLPPPSSSRPLIPYPPRADSPYIPPPPASLGVAERVLPPPRPQRNLNGVEEESGSSEQRGNANKAFADQMLSLLFRCRDIVRNVKSSLGYVPYHQL, translated from the exons ATGATCTCTGTCATGAGCGAGCGGGAGATCGACCGTGGTTCCGCCGCTGCCTCCTTCGGGATGGGAAATCCACAGGAAGGGCCTGCAAGTGATGAGGCGGCGGCTGATGGAGTCGGCCGTGGTTCACGTGAATCTAGGGTTCCGATGGAGCTCGACCCGGTGGAGCGAAAAATCGAGGTCGATAGTATGGTTCTCGAGCGTGGCGAAGCGGATCTTTCTCGATCTCCCAAGGACGCTCCCGGAGGTGAGGACGCGGCGATGGATGAGGCTAGGGTTCCTGAATCTGATGTCGCCGAAGGGGTTTCTGCTTCTGCTGGTGCTGGAGCGATGCTCATGATGGCAGATCCGGAGGGAGGTAGTGATTTCGATGAGGGCTTGCTGTCGGATGAGGTTTCGGTCTCGAATGGTGCTACGATTCTCCAAGGGGCTGTTGGAAACTGGATGAATGGGTTCGAGCTGGGTGACATGGTGTGGGGGAAGGTAAAATCGCACCCGTGGTGGCCTGGTCATATCTTCAACGAAGCGTTTGCTTCAGCTTCTGTCAGGAGGACGAAAAAAGAAGGCCATTTTTTGGTGGCCTTCTTCGGGGACAGTAGCTACGGATGGTTTGAACCTGCTGAGCTTGTCCCTTTCGATCCCCACTACGAGGAGAAGTCTAAGCAGACCACCTTGCGGCCGTTTGTCAAGGCTGTCGAAGAGGCAGTTGATGAGGCAAGCCGGAGAGAGGCTCTTGCTCTGACCTGCTACTGCCGAAACCCATTCAATTTCCAGCCTGCTCGTGTACCCGGATATTTTTATGTTGATGTTCCAGGGTTTGAGCTCGGGGGAATTTACTCATTAAAGCAAGTCAATAGCGCGAGAGACAAGTTTGTACCTGGCATGGCGCTCTCCTTTCTGCAACAAACAGCTACGAGTCCTTTAGCAGATGACCCTGCTTGCATAGATCGGATGAGAAATGTTGCGATGATGCTTGCTTACCGGAGAGCAGTGTTTGAGGAGTTTGATGAGACATATGCACAGGCATTTGGTGTGGAGCCAGTGCGCCCATCTCGACGCACTGGGGCTATGCCAGATCAGCTCGAAAGATTTGCCCCCCGAG CGGCTCCTCTGAGCGGTCCACTGGTGCTGCCAGAGCCGTTGCGCCACAAGAAAAGCTCCTCCCATAAGCTCGTACACAAAGCCGCCAAGGTCCCGTCAGCCAAGAAGAACAAGTACGTACTCAAGCGAAGGGACGAACGAGAGCCCGCGAGCGCCAGCGTCGGCCCCCCGAAGCCCTCTTTGCCGGATGTTCCATCGCCCGTTCAATCCCACCGCAACCACTACAACCTCTTCCCTGCCCAGCAGCATCAACAGACGCCCGCCCATCACGCCCCGCACGCCAACCCGACCCTCGTCTTCCAGGATGCCTCGTGCCCGCCGGCCTCGGCTCCGGGCGGCACCAGCCTCGGCGACTACGTGCTACAGAAGAGAGCTCCTGCTGGCGCCGCCGATGAGAAGCCGCCACCGCAAACTTCTCAAGATGGATCGGTCTCGGAGCAGACAGCCTTACCGGCGGCCGCGGACGCACCCGCTATTAGACAAGTATTCGATGAAGGGAGGTTGAAAACCGAGCCACCGAGACAGTTGAGTGAGATCGCACACAGAAAACTAGACCCTACCGTCAGCGGCGCTGCTTATTCAAGTGCTGATGCTAAACCCGGGTATGGGCCGGGGTCGTTGGCACTCCGACCTTCACAAGTTGGTGGAATCATGAAGGAGAAGAAGATCAAGAAGCGCCTGCGTGAGGATGGTAGCTCTGCTGAATCCGGTGTCACCGGCCAggcgaaaaagaagaagaagaaaaagaaggtacAGAGCAGTGAGATCGGCGTACCAGATCATGTGAAAGCGTCTACGATTGAGGATCTTTATAGGAGATCAGCAGCGGCCAAGCCCGTCAGCATGGAGCCGGAGTTGCCGAGAAGGGAAGATGAAGTTGCACCCACCACGGAACCCTCTGCTGTGGCTGTTCGACATCCCGACATCGACTTGAGCTTACGTGATCTGCAACTCCCGGAGCTG AAAAGCTTGGGCCTTCCACCGGCCAGCGAGGCCGACGCGCCGGAGGTCCCAGCCGTTAAACCATCAGCTGCTTTGCCACCGCCGCAGGAGCCTGTTGCAGGAAGTGCTGTGGTTGCTCCGGCAAAGGTGACGAACGAGGAGACGGCGCCAACCTCCGTCTCTAAACCACCGAAAGCCAGTTCCAGGCCTGATGATCCCACTGTCGCCGGACGCAAACGAACCCCATCTGATCGACAGGAGGAGATGAGCGCTAAGCGGCAGAAGAAGCTGGACAAGCTCAAAGCTTTGGCTGGTGAAAAGAAGGCAGCCATCGGCCACAAGGGGCTCGAGGGCCCGCAGCGGGGGCAGAAAGACCCCGTCGCCGCGACGACGTCTGCGGCTGCGTCAGCGGGGCCGGCGAAGCCCAACGACAGGGCGGCGGAGCCTGTCAAGAAACaagagccgccgccgccgcctcggcTGCCCTCTCCGACCACCCTCGTGATGAAGTTCCCGCTGAGGACGACGCTGCCTTCCGTGGCTTCCCTGAAGGCAAAATTCGCCCGGTTCGGGCCGCTGGAGCTCTCCGGGACCCGCGTGTACTGGAAATCCTACACTTGCAAGGTGGTGTACAAGTTCAAGCCGGACGCCGAAGCCGCACTCAACCACGCGAGGAGCAACCAGATGTTCGGCCAGGTGAAGGTCTACTACTATCTCCGCGACGCCGACGCGCTGGCGCCCGAGCCATCCTCTGATGCTGTCGGGCAGAGGTCGGAGTCGCGCCTCGCCGAGAGTAACCAATTCAGACCTGGAAGCGGGGCAGGCGTCGGCGTCTCATTCGGTCCGTCGAGGCCTCCGTTGAATCTGACCCAAAAGCCCGCGGGGCAGCCGAAATCTATTCTAAAGAAGCCCAGCGACGAGGCAGCACCGAGCGGAGGTGGAAGAGAAGCTCCCCGCGTAAAATTCATGTTGGACACTGTTGATGGTAAGGCCGAACTGCCTGCGACAGTGGTGGTCGCCGGCAACAACAACGATGTCCGGAGCAGTGCAGATACCTCCTCCGCAGTAGATCCCGTCATCGGCAAGGCTCCCAGGTCAGTTAGTTTTCTTCCGCCACCGTCTTCGAGTCGCCCACTCATACCGTATCCTCCGAGAGCAGACAGCCCTTACATTCCTCCGCCACCTGCCTCCCTCGGCGTGGCGGAGAGGGTGCTTCCGCCGCCCCGTCCGCAACGTAATCTCAATGGGGTTGAAGAAGAATCGGGATCCAGCGAGCAAAGAGGGAACGCGAACAAGGCATTCGCCGACCAAATGCTGAGCCTCCTGTTTAGGTGTAGGGATATCGTGAGGAACGTCAAATCGTCTCTAGGCTACGTTCCCTACCACCAGCTATAG
- the LOC135633443 gene encoding PWWP domain-containing protein 1-like isoform X1, whose translation MISVMSEREIDRGSAAASFGMGNPQEGPASDEAAADGVGRGSRESRVPMELDPVERKIEVDSMVLERGEADLSRSPKDAPGGEDAAMDEARVPESDVAEGVSASAGAGAMLMMADPEGGSDFDEGLLSDEVSVSNGATILQGAVGNWMNGFELGDMVWGKVKSHPWWPGHIFNEAFASASVRRTKKEGHFLVAFFGDSSYGWFEPAELVPFDPHYEEKSKQTTLRPFVKAVEEAVDEASRREALALTCYCRNPFNFQPARVPGYFYVDVPGFELGGIYSLKQVNSARDKFVPGMALSFLQQTATSPLADDPACIDRMRNVAMMLAYRRAVFEEFDETYAQAFGVEPVRPSRRTGAMPDQLERFAPRAAPLSGPLVLPEPLRHKKSSSHKLVHKAAKVPSAKKNKYVLKRRDEREPASASVGPPKPSLPDVPSPVQSHRNHYNLFPAQQHQQTPAHHAPHANPTLVFQDASCPPASAPGGTSLGDYVLQKRAPAGAADEKPPPQTSQDGSVSEQTALPAAADAPAIRQVFDEGRLKTEPPRQLSEIAHRKLDPTVSGAAYSSADAKPGYGPGSLALRPSQVGGIMKEKKIKKRLREDGSSAESGVTGQAKKKKKKKKVQSSEIGVPDHVKASTIEDLYRRSAAAKPVSMEPELPRREDEVAPTTEPSAVAVRHPDIDLSLRDLQLPELVSDLQELALYPFYGIDRDAPWVALHVFLNFRSLVYQKSLGLPPASEADAPEVPAVKPSAALPPPQEPVAGSAVVAPAKVTNEETAPTSVSKPPKASSRPDDPTVAGRKRTPSDRQEEMSAKRQKKLDKLKALAGEKKAAIGHKGLEGPQRGQKDPVAATTSAAASAGPAKPNDRAAEPVKKQEPPPPPRLPSPTTLVMKFPLRTTLPSVASLKAKFARFGPLELSGTRVYWKSYTCKVVYKFKPDAEAALNHARSNQMFGQVKVYYYLRDADALAPEPSSDAVGQRSESRLAESNQFRPGSGAGVGVSFGPSRPPLNLTQKPAGQPKSILKKPSDEAAPSGGGREAPRVKFMLDTVDGKAELPATVVVAGNNNDVRSSADTSSAVDPVIGKAPRSVSFLPPPSSSRPLIPYPPRADSPYIPPPPASLGVAERVLPPPRPQRNLNGVEEESGSSEQRGNANKAFADQMLSLLFRCRDIVRNVKSSLGYVPYHQL comes from the exons ATGATCTCTGTCATGAGCGAGCGGGAGATCGACCGTGGTTCCGCCGCTGCCTCCTTCGGGATGGGAAATCCACAGGAAGGGCCTGCAAGTGATGAGGCGGCGGCTGATGGAGTCGGCCGTGGTTCACGTGAATCTAGGGTTCCGATGGAGCTCGACCCGGTGGAGCGAAAAATCGAGGTCGATAGTATGGTTCTCGAGCGTGGCGAAGCGGATCTTTCTCGATCTCCCAAGGACGCTCCCGGAGGTGAGGACGCGGCGATGGATGAGGCTAGGGTTCCTGAATCTGATGTCGCCGAAGGGGTTTCTGCTTCTGCTGGTGCTGGAGCGATGCTCATGATGGCAGATCCGGAGGGAGGTAGTGATTTCGATGAGGGCTTGCTGTCGGATGAGGTTTCGGTCTCGAATGGTGCTACGATTCTCCAAGGGGCTGTTGGAAACTGGATGAATGGGTTCGAGCTGGGTGACATGGTGTGGGGGAAGGTAAAATCGCACCCGTGGTGGCCTGGTCATATCTTCAACGAAGCGTTTGCTTCAGCTTCTGTCAGGAGGACGAAAAAAGAAGGCCATTTTTTGGTGGCCTTCTTCGGGGACAGTAGCTACGGATGGTTTGAACCTGCTGAGCTTGTCCCTTTCGATCCCCACTACGAGGAGAAGTCTAAGCAGACCACCTTGCGGCCGTTTGTCAAGGCTGTCGAAGAGGCAGTTGATGAGGCAAGCCGGAGAGAGGCTCTTGCTCTGACCTGCTACTGCCGAAACCCATTCAATTTCCAGCCTGCTCGTGTACCCGGATATTTTTATGTTGATGTTCCAGGGTTTGAGCTCGGGGGAATTTACTCATTAAAGCAAGTCAATAGCGCGAGAGACAAGTTTGTACCTGGCATGGCGCTCTCCTTTCTGCAACAAACAGCTACGAGTCCTTTAGCAGATGACCCTGCTTGCATAGATCGGATGAGAAATGTTGCGATGATGCTTGCTTACCGGAGAGCAGTGTTTGAGGAGTTTGATGAGACATATGCACAGGCATTTGGTGTGGAGCCAGTGCGCCCATCTCGACGCACTGGGGCTATGCCAGATCAGCTCGAAAGATTTGCCCCCCGAG CGGCTCCTCTGAGCGGTCCACTGGTGCTGCCAGAGCCGTTGCGCCACAAGAAAAGCTCCTCCCATAAGCTCGTACACAAAGCCGCCAAGGTCCCGTCAGCCAAGAAGAACAAGTACGTACTCAAGCGAAGGGACGAACGAGAGCCCGCGAGCGCCAGCGTCGGCCCCCCGAAGCCCTCTTTGCCGGATGTTCCATCGCCCGTTCAATCCCACCGCAACCACTACAACCTCTTCCCTGCCCAGCAGCATCAACAGACGCCCGCCCATCACGCCCCGCACGCCAACCCGACCCTCGTCTTCCAGGATGCCTCGTGCCCGCCGGCCTCGGCTCCGGGCGGCACCAGCCTCGGCGACTACGTGCTACAGAAGAGAGCTCCTGCTGGCGCCGCCGATGAGAAGCCGCCACCGCAAACTTCTCAAGATGGATCGGTCTCGGAGCAGACAGCCTTACCGGCGGCCGCGGACGCACCCGCTATTAGACAAGTATTCGATGAAGGGAGGTTGAAAACCGAGCCACCGAGACAGTTGAGTGAGATCGCACACAGAAAACTAGACCCTACCGTCAGCGGCGCTGCTTATTCAAGTGCTGATGCTAAACCCGGGTATGGGCCGGGGTCGTTGGCACTCCGACCTTCACAAGTTGGTGGAATCATGAAGGAGAAGAAGATCAAGAAGCGCCTGCGTGAGGATGGTAGCTCTGCTGAATCCGGTGTCACCGGCCAggcgaaaaagaagaagaagaaaaagaaggtacAGAGCAGTGAGATCGGCGTACCAGATCATGTGAAAGCGTCTACGATTGAGGATCTTTATAGGAGATCAGCAGCGGCCAAGCCCGTCAGCATGGAGCCGGAGTTGCCGAGAAGGGAAGATGAAGTTGCACCCACCACGGAACCCTCTGCTGTGGCTGTTCGACATCCCGACATCGACTTGAGCTTACGTGATCTGCAACTCCCGGAGCTGGTGAGCGACTTGCAAGAGCTAGCGCTATATCCTTTCTATGGGATCGACCGTGATGCCCCCTGGGTAGCGCTTCATGTCTTCCTCAATTTCCGTTCTTTGGTCTATCAGAAAAGCTTGGGCCTTCCACCGGCCAGCGAGGCCGACGCGCCGGAGGTCCCAGCCGTTAAACCATCAGCTGCTTTGCCACCGCCGCAGGAGCCTGTTGCAGGAAGTGCTGTGGTTGCTCCGGCAAAGGTGACGAACGAGGAGACGGCGCCAACCTCCGTCTCTAAACCACCGAAAGCCAGTTCCAGGCCTGATGATCCCACTGTCGCCGGACGCAAACGAACCCCATCTGATCGACAGGAGGAGATGAGCGCTAAGCGGCAGAAGAAGCTGGACAAGCTCAAAGCTTTGGCTGGTGAAAAGAAGGCAGCCATCGGCCACAAGGGGCTCGAGGGCCCGCAGCGGGGGCAGAAAGACCCCGTCGCCGCGACGACGTCTGCGGCTGCGTCAGCGGGGCCGGCGAAGCCCAACGACAGGGCGGCGGAGCCTGTCAAGAAACaagagccgccgccgccgcctcggcTGCCCTCTCCGACCACCCTCGTGATGAAGTTCCCGCTGAGGACGACGCTGCCTTCCGTGGCTTCCCTGAAGGCAAAATTCGCCCGGTTCGGGCCGCTGGAGCTCTCCGGGACCCGCGTGTACTGGAAATCCTACACTTGCAAGGTGGTGTACAAGTTCAAGCCGGACGCCGAAGCCGCACTCAACCACGCGAGGAGCAACCAGATGTTCGGCCAGGTGAAGGTCTACTACTATCTCCGCGACGCCGACGCGCTGGCGCCCGAGCCATCCTCTGATGCTGTCGGGCAGAGGTCGGAGTCGCGCCTCGCCGAGAGTAACCAATTCAGACCTGGAAGCGGGGCAGGCGTCGGCGTCTCATTCGGTCCGTCGAGGCCTCCGTTGAATCTGACCCAAAAGCCCGCGGGGCAGCCGAAATCTATTCTAAAGAAGCCCAGCGACGAGGCAGCACCGAGCGGAGGTGGAAGAGAAGCTCCCCGCGTAAAATTCATGTTGGACACTGTTGATGGTAAGGCCGAACTGCCTGCGACAGTGGTGGTCGCCGGCAACAACAACGATGTCCGGAGCAGTGCAGATACCTCCTCCGCAGTAGATCCCGTCATCGGCAAGGCTCCCAGGTCAGTTAGTTTTCTTCCGCCACCGTCTTCGAGTCGCCCACTCATACCGTATCCTCCGAGAGCAGACAGCCCTTACATTCCTCCGCCACCTGCCTCCCTCGGCGTGGCGGAGAGGGTGCTTCCGCCGCCCCGTCCGCAACGTAATCTCAATGGGGTTGAAGAAGAATCGGGATCCAGCGAGCAAAGAGGGAACGCGAACAAGGCATTCGCCGACCAAATGCTGAGCCTCCTGTTTAGGTGTAGGGATATCGTGAGGAACGTCAAATCGTCTCTAGGCTACGTTCCCTACCACCAGCTATAG
- the LOC103978968 gene encoding small ribosomal subunit protein eS4z codes for MARGLKKHLKRLNAPKHWMLDKLGGAFAPKPSSGPHKARECLPLILILRNKLKYALTYREVIAILMQRHVMVDGKVRTDKTYPAGFMDVVSIPKTNENFRLLYDTKGRFRLHSIRDEEAKFKLCKVRSVQFGQKGIPYLNTYDGRTIRYPDPLIKANDTIKLDLETNKIVDFIKFDVGNVVMVTGGRNTGRVGVIKNREKHKGSFETIHIQDATGHEFATRLGNVFTIGKGTKPWVSLPKGKGIKLSIIEEARKRLAAANVTATA; via the exons ATG GCCAGGGGATTAAAGAAACATCTGAAGAGGCTCAATGCCCCCAAGCATTGGATGCTGGACAAGCTTGGTGGAGCCTTT GCTCCCAAACCATCATCTGGCCCTCATAAAGCCAGGGAATGCTTGCCCTTGATTCTTATATTAAGAAACAAACTGAAATACGCACTTACATATCGTGAAGTCATTGCTATTCTGATGCAACGCCATGTAATGGTGGATGGAAAAGTCAGGACTGACAAAACTTACCCAGCTGGTTTCATGG ATGTTGTCTCAATTCCCAAGACAAATGAAAACTTCCGCCTCCTGTATGACACCAAGGGACGCTTCCGTCTCCATTCCATAAGGGATGAAGAGGCAAAG TTTAAGCTCTGCAAGGTTCGCTCTGTCCAGTTTGGACAGAAGGGCATCCCCTATTTAAACACCTACGATGGTCGTACCATTCGCTACCCCGACCCTCTCATCAAGGCCAATGACACCATCAAGCTTGATCTGGAAACCAACAAGATTGTAGACTTCATCAAGTTCGATGTCGGAAATGTTGTGATGGTGACAGGCGGAAGAAACACCGGTCGTGTTGGCGTGATTAAGAACAGGGAGAAGCACAAGGGGAGTTTTGAGACCATCCACATCCAAGATGCTACTGGGCATGAGTTTGCGACTCGCTTGGGCAATGTCTTCACCATCGGTAAGGGGACTAAGCCATGGGTGTCTCTTCCCAAGGGCAAGGGTATCAAGCTCAGCATCATTGAGGAGGCAAGAAAGCGCTTGGCTGCTGCTAATGTAACTGCCACTGCTTAA
- the LOC135633436 gene encoding small ribosomal subunit protein eS21 — protein sequence MQNEAGEMTDLYIPRKCSATNRLITAKDHASVQINIGHLDESGVYTGQFTTFALSGFIRAQGDADSSLDRLWQKKKAEVRQQ from the exons ATGCAGAACGAAGCTGGTGAGATGACCGATCTGTACATCCCGAGGAAATG TTCTGCTACGAACAGGCTCATTACTGCTAAGGACCACGCGTCGGTCCAGATTAATATCGGGCATTTGGATGAGAGTGGCGTGTACACGGGCCAGTTCACCACATTTGCACTTTCTGGATTTATCCGGGCTCAG GGTGATGCTGATAGTTCTCTGGATAGGCTTTGGCAGAAGAAGAAGGCCGAAGTCAGACAACAGTAG
- the LOC135634315 gene encoding rapid alkalinization factor-like, translated as MAKLMQRLVLLAALLLLVAAAGLTPAAAAADGGAGGDLPLGWIPSLSGCRGSIAECLAGEEFDLGSEVSRRFLATSSYISYGALKRDTVPCSRRGASYYNCRPGAQANPYSRSCSAITQCRG; from the coding sequence ATGGCGAAGCTGATGCAAAGGTTGGTCCTTTTggccgccctcctcctcctcgtcgcggCAGCTGGCCTcacccccgccgccgccgcggcgGACGGAGGAGCTGGAGGGGACCTTCCACTGGGCTGGATCCCGTCCCTCTCCGGCTGCCGCGGCAGCATCGCGGAGTGCCTCGCGGGCGAGGAGTTTGACCTGGGATCCGAGGTGAGCCGCCGCTTCCTGGCTACCTCCAGCTACATCAGCTACGGCGCGCTCAAGCGCGACACCGTGCCCTGCTCCCGACGCGGCGCCTCTTACTACAACTGCCGCCCCGGCGCCCAGGCCAACCCCTACTCTCGCAGCTGCTCCGCCATCACCCAGTGCCGAGGTTAA